A segment of the Promicromonospora sukumoe genome:
TGGCCGACGGCTGCGTCGTCGGCGTCGGGTTCCCGATCACCAGGACCGGGCGGAACTTCATCTGCGCGGCCTTCGAGATCAGCGCGACGGTCTCGTCGTCGACCTGACCCGGGATCTCGACCACGATCTGGTTGCTGCCCTGGCTCGCGATCTCGGCCTCGGTCACGCCGTTGGCGTCCACCCGCTGCCGGATCACGCCGATGGCCTCTTCCATCGCCTCCGGGGTGATCTCGGAACCGTCCGAGGTGACGGCCTTCAGGATGACCTGGGTGCCGCCCTGGAGATCGAGGGCCAGACCGGGGGCCAGGCTCGCGCCGTCCGGATTGTCGCTCGACTTTCCGTCGAGCTGCCAACCAGCCAAGAGGGCGCCGAAGGGCAGCAGGATCGTCAGGATCGTCAGGAGCACGATCGTGCGAACCGGCCGCGAGCGCCGGGTGTCAGTCGCCAACGTCTGTCTCTTCTCGTGTGCGCGCCGGGGTACGTCCGGCGCGGGTTCGGCGCCGCCCGGGGTCACCGGACGGCGCGGCCGTCACTTGCCGTCTGCGTCGGCGTCCCGTCGCTGCTGCTCCCGGTACTCGCTCTGGGCGGTGTCGAGGCTGGACAGGTCGTCGGGAACGTCGGTCGCGTCCGGGCTGATCGTACTTCCCGTTTCGCCCTTTGCTGTGACGTCGGACTCATCCGTCGTGATCTCGTCGTCCGCGTCGTCGGCGACGGGCTCCTCGACCTGCTTGGAGATGGCGGCACGGAGCCAGGTGGTCTGGCTGCCCGCGACGGACTCGATGGTCACCTGGTCGGCCGCTTCGTCGACGTCGACGACGGTGCCGATCATCCCGGAGGCCGTCATGACCTTGGTGCCGACCGTGAGGTTGTTCCGGAACTCCGCCGCCGCGCGCTGCTGCTTGCGGGTGCGGGAGGACATGAAGAACATCGCCACGAGAAGGATCGCGACGAGAATAAACATTTCCACGGTGAGGTCCCTGTTCGATTGCTGTGTCGGATGTGCTGCGCACGGAGATGGCGCACGTGTGCGACGAGGATCCAACCCAGTGTAGTGCGCGGGCGCGGATCCTCGGGCTTCCCGCATAAGGGTTGCCATACAGACAACGTCAGGGGTCGAGCAAAGTTCCCGGGTCTGCCGTACCGGTCACGGCTCCGAGGGTCTGCGGGGGCGGCGTGAGCCCGAGGTGCTCCCAGGCGGCGAGGGTGGCGACGCGGCCGCGCGGGGTGCGCCCGACGAGGCCCTCGCGGACGAGGTAGGGCTCCGCGACGGTCTCGACGGTCTCGGCCTCCTCCCCCACGGTCATGGCGAGCGTGGACAGCCCGACGGGTCCGCCGCCGAACCGGGTGCACAGGGCGGTGAGCACGGCGCGGTCGAGTCGGTCGAGGCCGATCGGGTCCACCTCGTACACCTCCAGCGCCGACTTGGCGGCGTGCAGGTCGAGCCGGCCGTCGCCGCGGACCTGCGCCCAGTCCCGCACGCGGCGCAGCAGCCGGTTGGCGATGCGGGGCGTGCCGCGGGAGCGGCCGGCGATCTCGTGCGCGGCGGCGTGGTCGAGGTGGACGCCGAGCAGCCCGGAGGAGCGCAGGATGACGCGCTCCAGCTCGGGGGCCGAGTAGTAGTCCATGTGCCCGGTGAACCCGAAGCGGTCGCGCAGCGGGGCGGGCAGCAGGCCGGAGCGCGTGGTGGCGCCGACGACGGTGAACCGCGGCAGGGCGAGCGGGATGGCGGAGGCGCCGGCGCCCTTGCCGACGACGACGTCGACCCGGAAGTCCTCCATCGCGACGTAGAGCAGCTCCTCGGCGGGTCGGGCGAGGCGGTGGATCTCGTCGATGAACAGCACGTCGCCCTCCTCCAGGGAGGACAGGACGGCGGCGAGGTCACCGGCGTGCTGGATGGCGGGGCCGCTGGTCAGGCGCAGGTGCGACTGCAGCTCGCCGGAGATGATCATTGCCAGCGTCGTCTTGCCGAGGCCGGGCGGGCCGGACAGGAGCACGTGGTCGGGCGGGTTGCCGCGCGCCATCGCGGCCTGCAGCACCAGGGAGAGCTGGTCGCGCACCACGCGCTGGCCCACGAAGTCGTCGAGCCGCTTGGGGCGCAGCGCGGCCTCAGCGGCCCGCTCGATCTCGTCGGCGCTGGGGGCGACGATGCGGCTGCCGCCCTCCGTCTCGGTGGAGACGTCAGCCACGGTGGCCTCCCAGCACGCGCAGGGCCGCGCGCAGCGTGGTGGCGACCTCGTCGGCCGCCACCGCGTCGGTGCCCGCCTCGGCGAGCACCTTCGCGACGGCGTCGTCGGCCTGCTTGGCGGGCCAGCCGAGGCCCGCGAGGGCCTCCACGACGCGCTCGGAGTGGTCGGCGGAGGCCGCGGCGGCGCTCGGCGCTGCCTCGGCGACCCCGGTCCCGGACGGGGGCCCGAGCCGGTCGCCCAGCTCCAGCACGATGCGCTGGGCGCCCTTGCGGCCGATGCCGGGCACGCGAGTCAGCGCGGCGAGGTCCTCGCCGGCGACGGCGCGGCGCAGCGCGTCCGGGGTGTGCACCGCGAGCATCGCGAGGGCCAGGCGCGGCCCGACGCCGGAGACGGTCTGCACGGCCTCGAACACGTCGCGCTCGTCGGGGTCGGCGAACCCGTAGAGGGTCATCGAGTCCTCGCGGACCACCATGCTCGTGGCGACGCCGGCGGTCTCGCCGACCCGCAGGGCGGCCAGCGTGGCGGGCGTGGCGTGCACCAGGTAGCCGACGCCGCCGACGTCGACCACCGCGCGGTCCAGGGTCACATGGGCCACGGTCCCCGTCAGCGAGGCGATCACGGGCTCCCCCTCCTATCGAACGTTCGTGCGAGGAGCCTAACAAGCGCGGGGTGCCCTCCGGGGAGGCACGCCGTCAGCGGCGGGGACGCTGCTTGGCGGCCTGCTCGGCCGCGGCCCAGGCGCGCTGGGCGGGCGTGAGCTCGTGCCGGTCGCCGCCCTGCAGGGCCCCCGCTGGGCGCCACAGGTGGCAGACGGCGAGCGCGAGCGCGTCGGCGGCGTCGGCGGGCCGCGGGGGCTCGTCGAGGTCGAGGATGCGGGTGATCATCGTCGTCACCTGCGCCTTGTCGGCGCGTCCCGACCCGGTCACGGCCGCCTTGACCTCCGACGGCGTGTGCAGCGCGACGGGGACGCCGCGGCGGGCCGCGCCCAGCATGGCCAGGCCCGCCGCCTGGGCGGTCCCCATCACCGTGCCGACGTTGTGCTGCGCGAAGACCCGCTCCACGGCGACGACGTCGGGCACGTGCTCGTCCAGCCACGCGTCGAGGCCCTCGGCGATCTTGAGCAGGCGCAGGTCGGTGGACAGGTCCGCGTCCGAGCGGATCACCCCGACCGCGACCATCCGGGCCCGCCGACCGGGCAGCGAGTCGACGACGCCCACGCCGCACCTGGTCAGACCTGGATCAACACCGAGAACGCGCACGGAGAAACCTTCTCACGTGCGGTTCCGCTGCCCGCGCGGACGCGGCCGGGGACCTGCTTACTACCGGTCCTACTCCTCGTCGTCGAGCGCCGCCATGACCTCGTCGCTCGCGTCGAAGTTGGCGTAGACGCTCTGCACGTCGTCGCTGTCCTCGAGCGCGTCGATGAGGCGCATGATCTTGCGGGCGCCCTCGACGTCCACCTCGACCTGCATGGACGGGTGGAAGATGACGTCGGCGGAGTCGTACTCGATGCCCGCCTCCTGGATGGCCGTACGCACGGACACCAGGTCGGTCGCCTCGGTGAGGACCTCGACGACCTCGCCCTGGTCGGTGACGTCCTCGGCGCCGGCGTCGAGCGCGGCGAGCATGACCTCGTCCTCGCCCACGCCGTCGGCCTTCGGCACCACGATGAGGCCCTTGCGGGAGAACAGGTACGAGACCGAGCCCGGGTCGGCGAGGTTGCCGCCGTTGCGGGAGAACGCGAGGCGCACCTCGGAGGCCGCCCGGTTCTTGTTGTCGGTGAGGCACTCGACCAGGACGGCGATGCCGTTGGTGCCGTAGCCCTCGTACATGATCGTCTGGTAGTCGACGGCGTCGGCGCCCTCGCCCGAACCACGCTTCAGCGCGCGGTCGATGTTGTCGTTGGGGACCGACGACTTCTTCGCCTTCTGGACCGCGTCGAACAGCGTCGGGTTACCGGCGAGGTCGCCGCCGCCCGTCCGCGCCGCGACCTCGATGTTCTTGATCAGCTTCGCGAAGAGCTTGCCGCGCTTGGCGTCGATCGCGGCCTTCTTGTGCTTGGTCGTGGCCCACTTTGAGTGACCTGACATGCCTCTACCTGACTCCTTGCCTTTAGATGGCTCTTATCAATGCTGTGGAACGGCGGCGAGGGTACCGCTCAGCCGCCCGCGACCATGCTGACGAACAACCCGTGCACGCGCGCGTCACCCGTGATCTCGGGGTGGAAGGCGGTGGCGAGCAGCGACCCCTGCCGTGCTGCCACAATCCTACCGGCGGCCGCCACAGGACGGCCTTGCGTATCCACAGCCGGGATGCGGGACAGCACCTCGACCTCGGACCCCGCCTCCTCGATCCAGGGGGCGCGGATGAACGCGGTACGCACCGGGCCGCCGCGCCGCCCTGAGCCTGCCGAAGGGTCGTCGACGTCGGAGATGCCGGCAAAGTCGAGGTCGGTCTCGAACGAGTCGACCTGCCGCCCGAACGCGTTGCGCCGGACGACGACGTCCATGCCGCCGACGGTCTGCTGGTCGGCGGTCCCGTCCAGGATGCGGTCGGCGAGCAGGATCATCCCCGCGCACGAGCCGTACACCGGCAGGCCCTCCTTGATGCGGGCCTGCAGCAGGTCGCGCAGCTCGAAGATGCGCAGCAGCTTGTCGATCGTCGTCGACTCACCGCCGGGCAGGACCAGCCCGTCGACGGCGGCCAGCTCCGCGGGACGGCGCACGGTCACGCCGCGCGCGCCGACGGTCTCGAGGGCGGCCAGGTGCTCGCGGACGTCACCCTGCAGGGCCAGGACGCCGATGGTCGGGTTGCTCACAACCGTCCATCTTACGGCGGTACCCGACAGGCCCGGAACGGACAGTGAGCCCCTCTACGGCATGCGGTCCGCCCAGTCGGCGGGGAACCCATGTCGGAGGAACACACGAAGACCGACCCGTGATCGCTGGGCGATCAGAGGGGCCGGTCGTGTTGACGAGAACTCTACGGGGACTTGGACGCGACGCAACGCCGACGGACGGCGCCTCGGCGGGCTCAGTCGTCGTGCTGCTCGCCCAGGTGGCGGACCTCGCCGTCCCAGCCGGCCACCAGGTGGTCGATGACCTCCGGCAGCTCCGGCGGGAACACCTCCAGCGGCTGGGCGCGCAGCTCGGCCGCCGTCAGCCACGCCATCTCGTCGAGCAGCTCGCGCTCGGCGTCGGTCCAGCCCTCGGCGGTCACCTCGACGGCGTCCGGGATGCGCGCGAGGTAGAAGACCTCGTACTGCCGACAGGTCTCGGCGTAGAAGTCGAAGATGCCCGTCCGCGTCAGCACGGGCCCCACCAAGGTCCCGGCGGGCAGGTCGATGCCCACCTCCTCGCGGGTCTCGCGCAGCGCCGCCTGCTCCGGCGTCTCCCCCGCGTCGATGCCGCCGCCCACCGTGAACCACCAGGACCGTTCCGGCTGGTTGACGTCGTGCCCGCGCATCACGAGCACCCGGCCGGCGTCGTCCATCAGGAGGACGCGCGCCGCCGAACGCTCGCGGACGCCGTCCGGCGCCGGAACCCAGTCGTCGCCGAGGGCCGAGGTGATGGACATGCGGGCCAGGATATCGGCAGCGGGCTGGGTCATGGTGGGGGGCAAGGTGCGGCGGCCCGCGCGGGGTTCGTCGGCGTCCTGGGGCTCACGACCCCATGGTCCAGATGCGGCGGGTGCGCCGCCGTGCGAGGAAGTCGCTCCGGAGCTCGGCAGCAATGCTGAGAGAGTCCTCGAACGAGGCGACCATCAGCGGGTTCGGGGCCGACGGCGGACTACCGCCCAGGTGCACGATCGCCGCCGAGACGTAGTCCGCCGTCCCAAGATCGTCGCGCGCCCCGGGCCGCGCGACGAACGACCGCATGGCCGGGATCGCATCCGGCCCGACGACGAGGACGCTGGCGGTCGCCAACGGCCCCGCGGCGTCCGGTACGACCACGCCCCACGCCTCGAGAACCACCGCGCGCACCTGATCGGCGGGCACCGCGAGCGCGAACCACGCGCCCATGGTCATCTCGCGCCAGCCACCGCCGCGCAGCATCAGCCCCACCTGCTTGGCGGTCACCTTGCTGCCCGCTCGGACCAGCCTGCGGCTGTACCGGCGGACGGCGCGAGGATCGAACTCCGTCGGCGCCTGCACGTGGCCCATCCGCAGGTAGAACGGCCGGACCAGCCGCCGGAACAGCCGGAGCTGCTCGCGGGTGTAGCCGGCCTCGGAGGACGAGGTGCTCATCGCCGCGGCTTCACCTTCCCCGTCGGCGCCGCGGTCAGCGGGTCCTCCGGCCACGGGTGCCGCGGGTACCGGGCCCGCAGGTCGGCCCGGACCTGCGGGTAGCCCTGCTTCCAGAACGACGCGAGGTCGCTCGTGATCGCGACCGGGCGCCGCGCGGGTGACAGCAGGTGCAGGACGACGGGGACGCGGCCGTCCGCGACCGCCGGGGTGGTGGTCCAGCCGAAGACCTCCTGCAGCTTCACGGCGAGGACGGGCGGTTCGACGCCGTCGTACGCGAGCCGCACCTGCGAGCCCGACGGGACCTGGAACCGTTCCGGGGCGAGCTCGTCGAGCCGGCCGGCCGCGGGCCAGGGCAGGAGGCGCCGCAGCGCCGAGGCGACGTCGATGCGGGCCAGGTCGCGTGCGGCGCGCACCGCGGCGAGCTCGGTGCCCAGCCAGTCGTCCAGGCCGGCCAGCAAGGCGTCGTCGTCGACGGCGGGCCACGGGTCACCGAGGTGGGCGTGGCAGAACGCGAGCCGCTCCCGCAGGGCGAGCGCCGCCTCGGACCAGCGCAGCGCGGACAGGCCGCTGCGCCGGAGGCCGTCGCGGACGGCCGCCTGAACGAGCAGCGGGTCGGGCTTCGCCAGCGGGACGTCGGCCAGCACGATGGCGCCGAGCGACTCGACGCGCCGCGTCACGACCCGGCCGTCGTCCCAGCGGATCTGGTCGGTGGTCGTCACGAGGTCGCCCGCCACGTCGCGGGCTGTGGCCTCGTCGATCGGCACCGCGGAACGAATCCTCGCGTCGGCGCGGCCGGGGGCCCGGTCGGCGACGGCGATCGCCAGCCACGGCGTGGACCGCAGCGGCGACTGCGGGTCCAGCGCGGCGCCCGTGCCGCCGGACATCTGGTAGGTCGCCGAGTCGCTCCCCCGGACCCGGGCGACCCGTTCCGGGTACGCGAGCCCCACGACGATCCCGGCCGCGAGATCGTCCGGTACACGCTGAGTCTCCCGGCCGGACGGCCCGGCCGCCCCGGCCGGCCCGGCGAACCCGGCCGCGCCGCCCGACCCACCGCCCGACGACGGAGCGCCCCGGCCGAGCCGCTTCGCCTCCTCCCGCCAGCGGGCCGTGGCGCCGCGGTCGTCGCCCCGGCGCAGGGCGCGCCAGCGGGCCGGCAGGTCGTCGCCGGAGCCGCGGCCCGAGTCGTCCGAGAGCAGCGCGACGATCTCGCGGGCCCGGTCGGCGCCGACCCGCGGCGTCCCGTCGAGCAGCGCGCGAGCCAGCCGGGGGTGCGCCCCGACCGCCGCCATCCGCCGCCCGCGCGCGGTGATCCGGCCGGCGTCGTCCACGGCACCGATCCGGCCCAGCAGCTCGGTGGCCGCCGTCATCGCCGGGACCGGCGGCGCGTCGAGCAGGGTCAGGCCCGCACCGGCGGGCGCGCCCCACGCCGCGAGGTCGAGGGCGAAGGACGCGAGGTCGGCGATGGCGATCTCCGGCGCCGGATGGTCGTCCAGCCGGCCGTGGTCGGTGGCGGACCAGCAGCGGTAGACCCGGCCCGGCGCCTCCCGCCCGGCGCGCCCCGCCCGCTGCTCGGCCGACGACCGCGAGACCCGGCAGGTGACCAGCGTGCCCAGGCCGCGGGACTGGTCGGTGCGCGGCTCCCGGGACAGGCCCGAGTCGACCACGACCCGCACCCCGGGCACCGTCAGCGAGCTCTCCGCGACCGACGTCGTCACCACGATCCGCCGGGTAGCCGACGGCGCCAGCGCGCGGTCCTGCTCCGCACGGGACTGGCGCCCGAACAACGGCAGCACGTTCTGGTCGGCCAGCCGGCGGGCCACGCCGTTGATCTCGGCCTCGCCCGGCACGAAGACGAGGACGTCGCCCTCGTTCTCGGCCAGCGCTCGCC
Coding sequences within it:
- the yajC gene encoding preprotein translocase subunit YajC, which gives rise to MFILVAILLVAMFFMSSRTRKQQRAAAEFRNNLTVGTKVMTASGMIGTVVDVDEAADQVTIESVAGSQTTWLRAAISKQVEEPVADDADDEITTDESDVTAKGETGSTISPDATDVPDDLSSLDTAQSEYREQQRRDADADGK
- a CDS encoding YebC/PmpR family DNA-binding transcriptional regulator — protein: MSGHSKWATTKHKKAAIDAKRGKLFAKLIKNIEVAARTGGGDLAGNPTLFDAVQKAKKSSVPNDNIDRALKRGSGEGADAVDYQTIMYEGYGTNGIAVLVECLTDNKNRAASEVRLAFSRNGGNLADPGSVSYLFSRKGLIVVPKADGVGEDEVMLAALDAGAEDVTDQGEVVEVLTEATDLVSVRTAIQEAGIEYDSADVIFHPSMQVEVDVEGARKIMRLIDALEDSDDVQSVYANFDASDEVMAALDDEE
- the ruvB gene encoding Holliday junction branch migration DNA helicase RuvB, with translation MADVSTETEGGSRIVAPSADEIERAAEAALRPKRLDDFVGQRVVRDQLSLVLQAAMARGNPPDHVLLSGPPGLGKTTLAMIISGELQSHLRLTSGPAIQHAGDLAAVLSSLEEGDVLFIDEIHRLARPAEELLYVAMEDFRVDVVVGKGAGASAIPLALPRFTVVGATTRSGLLPAPLRDRFGFTGHMDYYSAPELERVILRSSGLLGVHLDHAAAHEIAGRSRGTPRIANRLLRRVRDWAQVRGDGRLDLHAAKSALEVYEVDPIGLDRLDRAVLTALCTRFGGGPVGLSTLAMTVGEEAETVETVAEPYLVREGLVGRTPRGRVATLAAWEHLGLTPPPQTLGAVTGTADPGTLLDP
- the ruvC gene encoding crossover junction endodeoxyribonuclease RuvC, encoding MRVLGVDPGLTRCGVGVVDSLPGRRARMVAVGVIRSDADLSTDLRLLKIAEGLDAWLDEHVPDVVAVERVFAQHNVGTVMGTAQAAGLAMLGAARRGVPVALHTPSEVKAAVTGSGRADKAQVTTMITRILDLDEPPRPADAADALALAVCHLWRPAGALQGGDRHELTPAQRAWAAAEQAAKQRPRR
- a CDS encoding DUF6000 family protein, with the protein product MSTSSSEAGYTREQLRLFRRLVRPFYLRMGHVQAPTEFDPRAVRRYSRRLVRAGSKVTAKQVGLMLRGGGWREMTMGAWFALAVPADQVRAVVLEAWGVVVPDAAGPLATASVLVVGPDAIPAMRSFVARPGARDDLGTADYVSAAIVHLGGSPPSAPNPLMVASFEDSLSIAAELRSDFLARRRTRRIWTMGS
- the pdxT gene encoding pyridoxal 5'-phosphate synthase glutaminase subunit PdxT — translated: MSNPTIGVLALQGDVREHLAALETVGARGVTVRRPAELAAVDGLVLPGGESTTIDKLLRIFELRDLLQARIKEGLPVYGSCAGMILLADRILDGTADQQTVGGMDVVVRRNAFGRQVDSFETDLDFAGISDVDDPSAGSGRRGGPVRTAFIRAPWIEEAGSEVEVLSRIPAVDTQGRPVAAAGRIVAARQGSLLATAFHPEITGDARVHGLFVSMVAGG
- a CDS encoding NUDIX hydrolase; this encodes MSITSALGDDWVPAPDGVRERSAARVLLMDDAGRVLVMRGHDVNQPERSWWFTVGGGIDAGETPEQAALRETREEVGIDLPAGTLVGPVLTRTGIFDFYAETCRQYEVFYLARIPDAVEVTAEGWTDAERELLDEMAWLTAAELRAQPLEVFPPELPEVIDHLVAGWDGEVRHLGEQHDD
- the hrpB gene encoding ATP-dependent helicase HrpB, with the translated sequence MLLPDLSTPGADLPVRAVLPATVDAVRSRGTAVLVAPPGSGKTSLLPLALADALGGTILVAEPRRMATRAAATRLATLVGEPLGQRIGYTMRGERSGGKGLRVEVVTTGLLVRRLQQAPELPGVSAIVIDECHERHLDADLLLALAIDVRANLREDLAIVATSATADTVRLSRALGTDVPAPVVTASAALFDVAVEWAPPPVPAPLLPGGRVDPRLLEHVAAVVRRALAENEGDVLVFVPGEAEINGVARRLADQNVLPLFGRQSRAEQDRALAPSATRRIVVTTSVAESSLTVPGVRVVVDSGLSREPRTDQSRGLGTLVTCRVSRSSAEQRAGRAGREAPGRVYRCWSATDHGRLDDHPAPEIAIADLASFALDLAAWGAPAGAGLTLLDAPPVPAMTAATELLGRIGAVDDAGRITARGRRMAAVGAHPRLARALLDGTPRVGADRAREIVALLSDDSGRGSGDDLPARWRALRRGDDRGATARWREEAKRLGRGAPSSGGGSGGAAGFAGPAGAAGPSGRETQRVPDDLAAGIVVGLAYPERVARVRGSDSATYQMSGGTGAALDPQSPLRSTPWLAIAVADRAPGRADARIRSAVPIDEATARDVAGDLVTTTDQIRWDDGRVVTRRVESLGAIVLADVPLAKPDPLLVQAAVRDGLRRSGLSALRWSEAALALRERLAFCHAHLGDPWPAVDDDALLAGLDDWLGTELAAVRAARDLARIDVASALRRLLPWPAAGRLDELAPERFQVPSGSQVRLAYDGVEPPVLAVKLQEVFGWTTTPAVADGRVPVVLHLLSPARRPVAITSDLASFWKQGYPQVRADLRARYPRHPWPEDPLTAAPTGKVKPRR
- the ruvA gene encoding Holliday junction branch migration protein RuvA is translated as MIASLTGTVAHVTLDRAVVDVGGVGYLVHATPATLAALRVGETAGVATSMVVREDSMTLYGFADPDERDVFEAVQTVSGVGPRLALAMLAVHTPDALRRAVAGEDLAALTRVPGIGRKGAQRIVLELGDRLGPPSGTGVAEAAPSAAAASADHSERVVEALAGLGWPAKQADDAVAKVLAEAGTDAVAADEVATTLRAALRVLGGHRG